From a single Crateriforma spongiae genomic region:
- the mqnC gene encoding cyclic dehypoxanthinyl futalosine synthase translates to MIAAAKPAVRDILEKALQGERLTVAEGVTLLESHDLAAIGAAADRVSRRMHPEPYRTYNVDRNINYTNVCTAVCDFCAFYRGPKSDEGYVLPRDVLLKKVEETVELGGNQILLQGGLHPKFKLDWYEEMLQDIKSAFPTVNIHGFSPPEIYHFTKVNKLPLDEVLRRLQAAGLGSIPGGGAEILVDRVRDEITRGKVSTDDWLDVMRVWHKMGGISSSTMMFGHVETLAERVEHLQRLRDLQDETGGFTAFICWTFQPDNTEMSDTPPAGSFEYLKMLAVARLFLDNIPNMQSSWVTQGAKIGQLALVFGANDMGSLMIEENVVAEAGTVHYLTIEQIRDSISELGYQPRQRDVFYKLVDPALEAKAIEVNGSRSNCDPNVVALEV, encoded by the coding sequence ATGATTGCCGCCGCAAAGCCTGCCGTGCGTGACATCTTAGAAAAAGCTCTTCAGGGCGAACGGTTGACCGTCGCCGAAGGCGTCACCCTTTTGGAAAGTCACGATCTGGCCGCCATCGGAGCTGCCGCCGATCGAGTGTCTCGACGAATGCATCCGGAACCCTATCGGACGTACAACGTCGATCGGAACATCAACTACACCAACGTGTGTACGGCGGTGTGTGACTTCTGCGCATTCTATCGAGGGCCCAAGAGTGACGAAGGCTACGTCCTGCCACGCGACGTTCTGTTGAAGAAGGTGGAAGAGACCGTGGAGTTGGGCGGCAATCAGATCTTGTTGCAAGGTGGTCTGCATCCCAAGTTCAAGTTGGATTGGTATGAGGAGATGTTGCAGGACATCAAGTCGGCCTTTCCCACAGTCAACATTCACGGCTTTAGCCCTCCAGAGATCTATCACTTCACCAAAGTCAACAAGTTGCCGTTGGACGAAGTGCTGCGACGACTTCAGGCCGCCGGGCTGGGAAGCATTCCCGGTGGAGGTGCGGAGATTCTGGTCGATCGTGTTCGAGATGAAATCACGCGTGGAAAGGTGTCCACCGATGATTGGCTGGATGTCATGCGGGTGTGGCACAAGATGGGCGGTATCAGCAGCAGCACGATGATGTTTGGTCACGTCGAAACGTTGGCCGAGCGGGTCGAGCACCTGCAACGGCTGCGCGACTTGCAGGACGAGACCGGGGGATTCACCGCGTTCATTTGCTGGACGTTCCAACCCGACAACACGGAAATGTCCGACACGCCGCCGGCCGGTTCGTTTGAGTACCTGAAGATGTTGGCCGTTGCTCGGCTGTTTCTGGACAATATCCCCAACATGCAAAGCAGTTGGGTCACCCAGGGGGCCAAGATCGGCCAGCTTGCGCTGGTCTTTGGGGCCAATGACATGGGCAGCCTGATGATCGAAGAAAACGTGGTGGCCGAAGCCGGTACGGTGCACTACCTGACCATCGAGCAAATCCGCGATTCGATTTCCGAACTGGGGTACCAACCGCGTCAACGCGACGTCTTCTACAAATTGGTCGACCCGGCGTTGGAAGCGAAGGCGATCGAGGTGAACGGATCACGCAGCAACTGCGATCCGAACGTAGTCGCGCTGGAGGTCTGA
- a CDS encoding BON domain-containing protein, producing the protein MTIQTHGFAATANVEVKPTNQPDAYRIAFQQLTRLFQDCCYGDLHRVRVVLHGSVVQLLGDVSSYHMKQTAQEMVRRAMPSHRVINDLTVQSPDPVTTIGKLRNQRMPQQPR; encoded by the coding sequence GTGACGATTCAAACGCATGGCTTTGCTGCCACCGCGAACGTCGAAGTCAAACCGACGAATCAGCCGGATGCCTATCGCATCGCATTTCAACAGTTGACCCGGCTGTTTCAAGATTGCTGCTACGGAGATCTACACCGGGTGCGCGTCGTGTTGCATGGCAGCGTGGTGCAATTGTTGGGTGATGTTTCCAGTTACCACATGAAGCAAACCGCTCAAGAAATGGTGCGACGGGCCATGCCCAGTCATCGCGTGATCAACGACCTGACCGTTCAATCACCCGACCCGGTGACCACCATCGGCAAGTTGCGAAATCAACGAATGCCACAGCAGCCTCGCTAG
- a CDS encoding glutamate ligase domain-containing protein, which produces MKSTEAQTTSFELRGFGHPSGKQTVAALGQILPEARFFDESVDDIRATRLVEFQGDAPETDASDDQTWSDAVVVYRIGQCEPVQLIAEAMARGAAGILTEQLLPCPLPQCIVPDVEHAAARIEATLIGRPDRQMLTVGVLGSTGKTTASLLVAAVLRDAQIRTAYQTDLGESDGVLQTTPEHGPQCGSDSLRWLAEAVDAGCQAAVIELTDADLRHGRHDAIEFDVLIATGRTVAGHDFGPTGLNCALERLTPEGVLILSADDQVGMRSARDAGVRMVTYSLRGAADVTAKIIDQADGVTTSLVNYDDTTIAMETMLSGGGMLADQLASVAFGLLIDRPLHRLVETMHTMRSFPGRMQQITCEHAANAVIDVAGNPTAITSAIRAARASKGQGKLWCVFSIRETHSSEDLAEVGHLIERFGDQAVITTSKDQKRSFLKRSHDVLDGVTQCAAFRLVADSDRALQWAISEAGADDTVLVLCGASRGNARTERLELESLANNIRKQQNRQPKKDRAGGSRPRLRIVGAR; this is translated from the coding sequence ATGAAATCGACCGAAGCCCAAACCACTTCTTTTGAACTTCGCGGCTTTGGCCATCCGTCTGGAAAACAAACGGTGGCGGCTCTGGGCCAGATTTTGCCCGAGGCACGATTCTTCGACGAGTCGGTCGACGACATCCGCGCAACACGCTTGGTGGAATTCCAAGGCGATGCACCGGAGACCGACGCAAGCGACGACCAAACTTGGTCAGACGCGGTCGTGGTCTATCGAATCGGACAATGCGAACCAGTTCAGTTGATTGCCGAAGCCATGGCGCGCGGTGCCGCGGGAATCTTGACCGAACAACTGTTGCCTTGCCCCCTGCCACAATGCATCGTGCCCGATGTCGAACATGCGGCGGCTCGAATCGAAGCCACGCTGATCGGTCGACCGGATCGTCAAATGCTGACCGTTGGCGTGTTAGGGTCGACCGGGAAAACCACCGCTAGCTTGCTGGTCGCCGCGGTGCTTCGCGACGCCCAAATCCGTACGGCCTACCAGACCGACCTCGGCGAATCCGACGGCGTTCTGCAGACGACACCCGAACATGGCCCACAATGCGGATCCGATTCATTGCGTTGGTTGGCCGAAGCGGTCGACGCGGGATGCCAGGCCGCGGTGATCGAATTGACCGATGCCGATTTGCGTCACGGACGTCACGATGCGATCGAATTTGATGTGTTGATCGCGACAGGCCGAACCGTCGCCGGACACGATTTTGGCCCCACCGGCCTGAACTGCGCGCTGGAGCGTTTGACGCCCGAAGGTGTTCTGATCCTATCGGCAGATGATCAAGTCGGCATGCGGTCGGCTCGTGACGCCGGCGTGCGGATGGTCACTTATTCGCTTCGCGGTGCTGCCGATGTGACGGCCAAGATCATTGACCAGGCTGATGGCGTGACCACATCCTTGGTCAACTACGACGACACGACCATCGCAATGGAAACGATGCTGAGTGGCGGCGGAATGCTGGCCGATCAATTGGCATCGGTGGCCTTCGGACTGCTGATCGATCGTCCGTTGCATCGCCTCGTCGAAACGATGCACACCATGCGATCTTTTCCCGGGCGGATGCAGCAGATCACTTGCGAACATGCCGCCAACGCGGTGATCGACGTCGCAGGAAACCCGACCGCCATCACATCGGCGATTCGTGCGGCACGGGCAAGCAAAGGTCAAGGAAAACTTTGGTGCGTTTTCAGCATTCGCGAAACACACTCGTCCGAAGACTTAGCCGAAGTCGGTCACCTGATCGAACGCTTCGGCGACCAAGCCGTGATCACGACATCGAAAGACCAGAAGCGATCCTTTCTGAAGCGATCGCATGATGTATTGGACGGTGTCACGCAGTGCGCCGCATTTCGTTTGGTTGCCGACAGCGACCGTGCGTTGCAGTGGGCGATCAGCGAAGCCGGCGCTGACGACACGGTGCTGGTCCTTTGCGGGGCAAGCCGGGGAAACGCCAGAACCGAGCGTTTGGAACTGGAATCGCTGGCCAACAACATCCGCAAACAACAAAACCGTCAACCGAAAAAAGATCGGGCCGGTGGATCGCGTCCGCGATTGCGAATCGTCGGCGCTCGATAA
- a CDS encoding uracil-DNA glycosylase: MRNDELLYAASQLARHLKRSGVQWMPGPDAENVARLAESFQLPDARPPDGAQTPGQSAASRKPASTPADGPRKSAASRAADRGQPGRRPAPSPPDHLGDATRSRLAGVPPMEVSDGPYPGENLLAPQRVEVLESLANTVAQCQRCPHLASCRKQTVFGEGSVTPRFAFFGEGPGADEDRTGRPFVGRAGQLLTKMIEACTLRRDDVYILNTVKCRPPGNRNPEPTEIENCREYFTTQLSTLRPEYVVCLGAVAAQTLLQSKLSVGRLRGKLHRYFDSKVLVTYHPAYLLRNPSAKRAAWEDLQLMLRDAGIRTGQ, from the coding sequence ATGCGAAACGACGAATTGCTATACGCCGCATCGCAACTTGCCCGACACCTTAAGCGGTCCGGGGTCCAGTGGATGCCGGGGCCCGACGCGGAAAATGTGGCTCGACTGGCCGAATCCTTTCAGCTGCCTGATGCCCGTCCACCGGACGGTGCCCAGACGCCCGGCCAGTCTGCAGCGTCACGCAAACCAGCATCCACGCCCGCCGATGGGCCCCGCAAGTCTGCGGCATCTCGAGCGGCCGACCGGGGTCAGCCAGGGCGACGTCCCGCCCCGTCGCCCCCCGACCACCTGGGTGATGCGACTCGGTCGCGTTTGGCGGGGGTGCCGCCGATGGAAGTCTCCGACGGTCCGTACCCGGGTGAAAACCTGTTGGCCCCGCAACGTGTAGAGGTCCTGGAAAGCCTGGCGAACACGGTCGCGCAGTGCCAGCGATGCCCCCATTTGGCGTCCTGTCGTAAACAAACGGTGTTCGGGGAAGGCAGCGTGACGCCGCGTTTTGCATTCTTCGGCGAAGGCCCCGGCGCCGACGAAGACCGGACGGGACGCCCGTTTGTCGGACGCGCCGGACAACTGCTGACCAAGATGATCGAAGCCTGCACGCTGCGGCGTGACGACGTCTACATCTTGAACACGGTGAAGTGTCGTCCGCCGGGAAACAGGAATCCGGAACCAACAGAAATCGAAAATTGTCGTGAATATTTCACGACCCAACTGTCCACCCTGCGTCCGGAATATGTGGTCTGTCTTGGCGCCGTCGCCGCACAAACTTTGTTGCAAAGCAAACTGTCGGTGGGACGTCTAAGGGGCAAGCTTCATCGGTATTTTGATAGCAAAGTCTTGGTGACGTATCACCCGGCATATCTATTGCGAAATCCGTCGGCGAAACGTGCCGCTTGGGAAGATTTACAGCTAATGTTGCGTGACGCAGGCATCCGCACCGGCCAGTGA
- the der gene encoding ribosome biogenesis GTPase Der: MPVPQVAIVGRPNVGKSSLFNWLARRRLAIVDDFEGVTRDRMTTLIEIGETEKFFELVDTGGMGIEDPDDLTADVQRQIEAAIASADVILLVVDIQTGLMPLDEMVTERLRAVQRPVILVANKADQEHMDTHAEEFHRLGRGHLICVSTTQNRNRDKLLDLIQDRLPEYDDDDVVETPQMKVAIVGRRNVGKSTFVNTLSESDRMIVSEVAGTTRDSVDVLFEMDGQSFIAIDTPGLRKRKSVRTDLDFYGTHRAQRSIRRADVVLMFFDAMEKTSKVDKQLVGYIMEHHKPCIFVVNKWDLLKGQLPTDRWVKYLRGQFPTLAYAPIAFITGETGKNVKTLLNHATMLYKQSMHRVSTGLLNRIIRDAVTAHPPAMYQNRRPKIYYATQVSTQPPTIVLMCSDPKAFGKDYQRYLLNTFRDHLPFGEVPIKMYLNKRARNDEKAEALPKEGGG, from the coding sequence ATGCCTGTTCCCCAAGTCGCCATCGTCGGTCGCCCCAACGTCGGCAAAAGCAGTTTGTTCAACTGGTTGGCACGTCGCCGACTGGCCATCGTCGATGATTTCGAGGGGGTGACCCGAGATCGGATGACGACGCTGATCGAAATCGGCGAAACCGAAAAGTTCTTTGAATTGGTCGATACGGGCGGGATGGGAATCGAAGACCCCGACGATCTGACCGCCGATGTCCAGCGGCAAATCGAGGCGGCAATCGCGTCGGCCGATGTCATCCTGTTGGTGGTGGACATTCAAACGGGGCTAATGCCGTTGGATGAAATGGTCACCGAGCGTTTGCGTGCGGTTCAGCGTCCGGTGATTTTGGTGGCCAACAAAGCGGACCAAGAACACATGGACACGCATGCCGAAGAATTCCATCGGCTGGGACGTGGTCATTTGATTTGTGTCAGCACGACCCAGAATCGAAATCGTGACAAGTTACTGGATCTGATCCAGGATCGCTTGCCCGAATATGATGACGATGATGTGGTGGAAACGCCGCAGATGAAAGTCGCCATTGTGGGGCGTCGAAACGTTGGCAAAAGCACCTTCGTCAACACGTTGTCCGAGTCGGATCGGATGATCGTCAGCGAAGTCGCCGGGACCACCCGTGACAGCGTTGACGTGTTGTTTGAAATGGACGGCCAAAGCTTCATTGCGATTGATACGCCGGGGCTTCGCAAACGCAAAAGCGTTCGCACCGACCTGGATTTTTACGGCACCCACCGCGCCCAGCGAAGCATCCGACGCGCCGATGTCGTTTTGATGTTCTTCGACGCGATGGAAAAGACCAGCAAAGTCGACAAGCAATTGGTCGGCTACATCATGGAACACCACAAGCCGTGCATCTTTGTGGTCAACAAATGGGACTTGCTGAAAGGGCAATTACCCACCGATCGCTGGGTCAAGTATTTGCGGGGGCAATTCCCAACACTTGCCTATGCACCGATCGCGTTCATCACGGGTGAAACCGGCAAGAATGTCAAAACGTTGTTGAATCACGCGACGATGCTGTACAAGCAATCGATGCACCGTGTATCGACGGGGTTGTTGAATCGCATCATTCGCGACGCCGTGACCGCTCACCCACCGGCGATGTATCAGAACCGGCGCCCCAAAATTTACTACGCGACTCAGGTGTCGACCCAGCCACCGACGATCGTGCTGATGTGCAGCGACCCGAAGGCATTCGGCAAGGACTATCAGCGGTACTTGTTGAACACCTTTCGTGATCACCTGCCGTTTGGCGAGGTTCCGATCAAGATGTATTTGAACAAGCGGGCGCGAAACGACGAGAAAGCCGAAGCGTTGCCAAAGGAAGGCGGCGGCTAG
- a CDS encoding DUF1592 domain-containing protein produces the protein MRSSLFRQTHPPHGGAGPRPSLTGAFKLSLRFLVLVLGSMAAVGNVGRAESSVTETMFREEVAPILARHCIGCHDASTAEAGLDLSHRDAALRGGHDGVVIVEGQADHSALWQVIDADLMPPDRPPLTDTEKAVIRRWINNGASWTIDFVDPAIYSGTPVRPQQWVRRLTVDEYVHTVADVFGVDVQAQAARLLPADPRADGFRNTAYSLNVDLKNVQAYARLAEQIVDSIPIERFAKQFHRGTKFTDKDMRGLIDAMGRHVYRGPLNESEIASLRGITTTVAAAGGTYEEAVRYVLLAMLQSPRFLYRIEQQVIDGPRGKPGVAPERSVAVSDFEMASRLSYAVWGGPPDKRLFDLASKKRLHEREVVEAEVRRMLDDPRARRQSLLFASQWLDLDRLANLSPDQKRFPKWQAALADDMRRETLAFFEEVVWNRRRPMVALLNEPVTFVTPRLADHYDLAVDLPADDDQALNLVSLVDVPQRGGLLTQGSLLTIGGDDASMVTRGLFVLNDLLYSRVGDPPPGLDTTPIPPSPGRSHRDIALDRVRNDACGGCHAKFEPLAFGLERYDGLGTYRLTDEYGNENRQDGAIQFPGDAMPTPFDDSAQMMDLLARSDRVSKGITRKLIQFVMGRPLTMNDVSDVDQIHQAASAEGGTYMATMIAIATSDLMARGRADLQSSDSNGSQP, from the coding sequence ATGCGATCTTCGCTATTTCGACAAACGCATCCGCCCCACGGTGGTGCGGGACCCCGCCCATCGTTGACCGGGGCTTTCAAACTTTCGCTTCGTTTTCTGGTGCTGGTGCTGGGCAGTATGGCGGCTGTTGGCAACGTCGGGCGGGCTGAAAGCAGCGTCACTGAGACGATGTTTCGTGAGGAAGTCGCGCCGATTTTGGCCCGTCACTGTATCGGGTGCCACGACGCGTCCACCGCCGAGGCGGGACTGGATCTGTCGCATCGCGATGCGGCGCTGCGCGGTGGGCACGATGGTGTGGTGATCGTCGAGGGCCAGGCAGATCACAGCGCGTTGTGGCAAGTCATCGACGCCGATCTGATGCCGCCGGACCGTCCGCCGCTGACCGATACCGAAAAGGCGGTCATTCGCCGCTGGATTAACAACGGTGCTTCCTGGACGATTGATTTCGTCGATCCGGCGATCTACTCGGGTACCCCGGTCAGGCCCCAGCAATGGGTCCGTCGTTTGACCGTGGACGAATACGTTCACACGGTTGCGGATGTTTTCGGCGTGGACGTGCAAGCCCAGGCCGCACGCTTGTTGCCCGCCGATCCTCGAGCGGATGGCTTTCGAAACACGGCGTATAGTCTGAACGTGGATTTGAAAAACGTTCAAGCGTATGCGCGGTTGGCCGAGCAGATTGTGGATTCGATCCCGATCGAACGCTTTGCCAAACAGTTTCATCGTGGAACCAAGTTCACTGACAAGGACATGCGTGGGCTGATCGATGCGATGGGGCGACATGTCTATCGCGGACCACTGAATGAATCGGAGATTGCGTCGTTGCGTGGCATCACGACCACCGTCGCAGCAGCCGGCGGGACGTACGAGGAAGCGGTGCGCTACGTGCTGCTGGCCATGCTGCAGTCGCCCCGATTCTTGTACCGAATCGAACAACAGGTGATCGATGGCCCAAGAGGGAAACCGGGTGTTGCACCGGAGCGATCTGTGGCGGTGTCCGACTTTGAAATGGCCAGTCGGCTGAGCTATGCGGTTTGGGGAGGCCCGCCGGACAAGCGTCTGTTCGATCTGGCGTCCAAGAAACGCTTGCATGAACGCGAAGTCGTTGAAGCGGAGGTTCGGCGAATGCTGGATGATCCGCGAGCGCGTCGACAGTCATTGCTGTTCGCCTCGCAGTGGTTGGACTTGGACCGCTTGGCGAACCTGAGCCCGGATCAAAAGCGTTTTCCGAAATGGCAGGCTGCTTTGGCCGATGACATGCGTCGTGAAACGCTAGCGTTTTTCGAGGAAGTCGTCTGGAATCGCCGCCGTCCAATGGTTGCCTTGTTGAATGAACCGGTGACCTTCGTGACGCCTCGTTTGGCCGACCACTATGACTTGGCCGTCGATCTTCCCGCGGATGATGATCAAGCCTTGAATCTGGTTTCGTTGGTGGACGTTCCCCAGCGCGGCGGGTTGTTGACGCAAGGCAGTCTTTTGACCATCGGCGGCGACGATGCGTCCATGGTGACTCGTGGGTTATTCGTCCTGAACGATCTGCTTTACAGTCGCGTCGGTGATCCGCCGCCGGGCTTGGACACCACCCCGATTCCGCCCAGTCCGGGACGATCTCATCGTGACATCGCTCTGGATCGCGTGCGAAATGATGCGTGTGGCGGTTGCCATGCGAAGTTCGAACCGCTGGCGTTTGGCTTGGAACGCTATGACGGCTTGGGGACGTATCGGTTGACCGATGAATACGGCAACGAAAATCGTCAGGATGGTGCGATTCAATTTCCTGGTGACGCGATGCCGACGCCGTTTGATGATTCGGCTCAGATGATGGATCTGTTGGCCCGAAGCGATCGCGTGTCCAAGGGAATCACGCGGAAGCTGATTCAGTTTGTGATGGGGCGTCCGCTGACCATGAACGATGTGTCAGACGTCGACCAAATTCATCAGGCTGCGTCGGCCGAAGGCGGGACGTACATGGCGACAATGATCGCCATCGCGACCAGCGATTTGATGGCTCGTGGGCGAGCCGATTTACAATCTTCAGATTCCAATGGGAGCCAGCCATGA
- a CDS encoding DUF1552 domain-containing protein produces MTTLGHCDSNHPVRARRQTTVARRISRRTLLRGAAGVTVGLPLLEEMMLSTAVAGQATSVPVRAFNVFFGLGIPAPLQREGYGGVLEPLESLKDKLLVMRNVDQVRCDQSGINAHFDGASGAFTAEPPSGEAKAGGPSIDQMIRRTHYADGLPTGMVPTLIGGTFFRRSRVSRYVHSYNIDGTVAASMQERPRDLFDRVFGRVDSGGNADESTVREKRLRKSVLDSVVDQYKYYTGPASPLGTASRGRVADHLDRIRELEQRAFSLQRSQHTPVDPPPESSILHGGLADPGGEGIDITLDELTGEWRLMAELYALAVQADRVRFGSLTFLAAGERIRLTGDYHYGGRLVHTFDDASRLKASGSKGCSHEWWHKFNPKKDNTELRAHAHLKMREVAFFLKQLDAVTEANGKTILENSLVTISTESGDGRHNDPKRELSGVFHAISGGGGRFKTGQIIDVGREGLDVYNTMLSAFGAASTLGPKRRDHQTVDAILA; encoded by the coding sequence ATGACGACACTCGGCCATTGCGATTCCAATCATCCGGTTCGCGCGCGACGGCAAACAACGGTGGCACGGCGGATCAGTCGACGGACGCTTCTTCGTGGGGCGGCGGGCGTCACGGTGGGCTTGCCGCTGTTGGAAGAAATGATGCTGTCCACCGCAGTGGCCGGGCAAGCGACGAGCGTTCCGGTGCGGGCGTTCAACGTTTTCTTCGGACTGGGGATCCCCGCCCCGTTGCAGCGGGAAGGATACGGCGGCGTTCTGGAACCGCTGGAGTCATTGAAAGACAAGCTATTGGTGATGCGAAATGTCGATCAGGTTCGCTGTGACCAATCGGGGATCAACGCCCACTTCGACGGGGCCAGCGGCGCGTTTACGGCCGAACCACCCAGTGGTGAAGCCAAAGCGGGTGGACCGTCGATCGATCAGATGATTCGCCGAACCCACTATGCCGACGGTTTGCCGACCGGAATGGTCCCCACGCTGATCGGCGGTACGTTCTTTCGACGCAGTCGTGTCAGCCGATATGTGCACAGCTACAACATCGACGGCACGGTCGCGGCGAGCATGCAGGAAAGGCCTCGCGATTTGTTTGATCGCGTATTCGGTCGCGTCGATAGCGGTGGCAATGCGGACGAGTCCACGGTCCGTGAAAAACGCTTGCGCAAAAGCGTGTTGGATAGCGTGGTTGATCAATACAAGTATTACACCGGTCCGGCTTCGCCGTTGGGAACGGCATCTCGCGGCCGCGTCGCCGACCACCTGGACCGCATTCGGGAATTAGAACAGCGTGCGTTTTCGCTGCAGCGTTCTCAGCACACGCCCGTGGATCCGCCGCCGGAATCGTCGATTCTGCACGGTGGATTGGCTGATCCCGGTGGTGAAGGCATCGACATCACACTGGATGAATTGACCGGCGAATGGCGGCTGATGGCAGAACTTTATGCGTTGGCCGTCCAGGCTGACCGCGTTCGATTCGGTTCGCTGACGTTTCTGGCCGCGGGTGAAAGAATCCGGTTGACCGGCGATTACCACTACGGCGGTCGTTTGGTTCACACCTTTGACGATGCGTCTCGACTGAAGGCGTCGGGCAGCAAAGGTTGCAGCCACGAATGGTGGCACAAATTCAATCCGAAGAAGGACAACACGGAATTGCGTGCACACGCCCACCTGAAGATGCGTGAAGTTGCCTTCTTCTTGAAACAGTTGGATGCCGTGACCGAGGCCAATGGCAAAACGATCCTGGAAAACAGCCTGGTCACGATATCGACCGAATCAGGCGACGGTCGTCACAATGACCCGAAGCGTGAATTATCCGGCGTCTTCCATGCCATCAGTGGTGGTGGCGGACGGTTCAAGACGGGACAGATCATAGACGTCGGGCGTGAAGGCTTAGACGTTTACAACACGATGCTGTCGGCCTTCGGCGCCGCGTCGACGTTGGGGCCCAAGCGACGCGACCATCAAACGGTCGACGCGATCCTTGCCTGA
- a CDS encoding DUF4235 domain-containing protein, which yields MIESIKEKVAETVSEAPDERNAGIEPAENALAFAVALGMTFLARQTLQAGWRTTFDRDPPKNPASHEVAWKDALLWGAVSGAVVGIARIASRRASSKAYQRFKA from the coding sequence ATGATTGAATCCATCAAAGAAAAAGTCGCTGAAACTGTTTCCGAAGCTCCTGATGAACGAAACGCGGGCATCGAACCCGCAGAGAACGCGTTGGCGTTTGCCGTCGCTTTGGGAATGACCTTCTTGGCTCGACAAACGCTGCAAGCCGGTTGGCGAACCACGTTTGACCGTGACCCGCCAAAGAACCCGGCGTCGCATGAGGTCGCTTGGAAAGACGCCCTGCTTTGGGGCGCGGTGTCCGGCGCCGTCGTCGGCATCGCACGCATCGCATCCCGCCGCGCTTCGTCAAAGGCGTATCAACGTTTCAAGGCCTAG
- a CDS encoding thioredoxin family protein, with protein MSNQQQTALSGRAIGLAIVGIFLTALSATSPAAAEIPWKNSPEAALNAARSEGKPILVFVTAEWCHYCKKMKKDTWSDRTASSVVAANFQTLMLDGDRDKAVVKKLGLNGYPATLIYTPDGEFVTQKSGYMSPQQTLAWLASIAPR; from the coding sequence ATGTCGAATCAGCAACAGACCGCCCTTTCTGGTCGGGCAATCGGGCTGGCGATTGTCGGAATCTTCCTGACCGCACTCTCAGCAACGTCACCGGCCGCCGCCGAAATTCCTTGGAAGAATTCGCCGGAAGCTGCGTTGAACGCGGCACGATCCGAAGGCAAGCCGATCCTGGTCTTCGTCACCGCGGAATGGTGCCACTACTGCAAGAAGATGAAAAAGGACACGTGGTCCGATCGCACCGCCAGCAGTGTCGTCGCGGCCAATTTCCAAACGCTGATGCTGGACGGCGACCGGGACAAAGCCGTTGTGAAAAAGCTGGGTCTCAATGGCTATCCGGCCACACTGATCTACACACCCGACGGCGAATTCGTCACGCAGAAATCCGGCTACATGTCGCCGCAACAAACGTTGGCCTGGCTGGCGTCGATCGCACCCCGTTGA